Proteins from a genomic interval of Luteibacter pinisoli:
- a CDS encoding MFS transporter, with amino-acid sequence MSSPTERAKGPGRGTVFAMALAAGLAVASIYYNQPMLGIMANAFHDARISGWIPTLTQLGYAAGLLFLLPLGDMLERRKLIVVQFGVLALALVVMAIAPGLAVLALASVLVGASATVAQQIVPFAAILSAPEKRGAAIGTVMSGLLTGILLSRTLAGMVSSMSGWRAMFWLAVPLALVGAVLMARSLPAHHPAKKLRYSDLLGSLIHLWRGEPALRRAAITQALLFASFSAFWTTLALRLAEPPLHLGAASAGLFGIVGAVGVAMAPVAGRVADRRGPAPVIALGAAATMAAWLVFGFWPGLLGLIIGVVVLDFGVQIALVSNQHLIYGLHPEYKSRLNTLFMTTMFVGGALGSMAAATAWGHGGWRGVCMLGGVLPVGALLLSLVRRRARQAPQAH; translated from the coding sequence ATGTCCTCACCCACAGAACGTGCAAAGGGCCCCGGTCGGGGCACCGTGTTTGCCATGGCGCTCGCCGCAGGCCTTGCGGTTGCGTCTATCTACTATAACCAGCCGATGCTGGGCATCATGGCCAATGCCTTCCACGATGCGCGCATCAGCGGATGGATTCCTACGCTGACCCAGCTCGGCTATGCCGCAGGCCTGCTATTCCTGCTTCCGCTGGGTGACATGCTCGAGCGCCGGAAGCTCATCGTTGTTCAATTCGGTGTGCTCGCCCTGGCCCTCGTCGTCATGGCCATCGCCCCGGGCCTGGCCGTGCTCGCCCTGGCATCGGTACTCGTGGGCGCGTCAGCCACGGTGGCCCAGCAGATCGTGCCGTTTGCGGCTATCCTCTCCGCGCCCGAAAAGCGGGGTGCGGCCATCGGCACCGTTATGAGCGGACTGCTCACCGGCATCCTCCTCAGCCGCACGCTCGCCGGCATGGTCTCGAGCATGTCGGGATGGCGGGCGATGTTCTGGCTGGCCGTGCCGCTGGCACTGGTGGGTGCCGTGCTCATGGCGCGCAGCCTCCCGGCGCATCACCCGGCAAAAAAACTTCGCTACAGCGACCTGCTAGGCTCGCTCATCCACCTTTGGCGTGGTGAGCCGGCATTGCGCCGCGCAGCCATCACGCAGGCGCTTCTGTTTGCTTCGTTCTCGGCATTCTGGACGACCCTCGCGCTTCGCCTGGCCGAGCCGCCGCTCCATCTTGGTGCGGCCTCTGCGGGCCTGTTCGGCATTGTCGGGGCCGTGGGCGTTGCCATGGCGCCAGTGGCAGGCCGCGTGGCCGACCGTCGCGGCCCGGCGCCCGTCATCGCCCTGGGCGCGGCGGCGACGATGGCGGCCTGGCTCGTCTTCGGGTTCTGGCCGGGCCTCCTTGGCCTCATCATTGGCGTTGTTGTGCTCGACTTCGGCGTGCAGATTGCCCTTGTGTCCAACCAGCACCTGATTTACGGCCTGCACCCGGAATACAAGAGTCGGCTGAACACGCTCTTCATGACCACGATGTTCGTGGGCGGTGCGCTCGGTTCGATGGCGGCAGCCACGGCGTGGGGCCATGGGGGCTGGCGGGGTGTCTGTATGCTCGGTGGCGTGTTGCCTGTGGGTGCCTTGCTTCTCAGCCTTGTCCGGCGACGTGCCCGGCAGGCCCCGCAGGCGCATTGA
- a CDS encoding GNAT family N-acetyltransferase, whose product MAADIVIRDAPNEGRFVAELGQQCASAWYERNGRVLHFFRVDISQALIENGVGIQLLRVALAQARLQGCLVEPSCDFVADYMRDNPETHDLLTSEGWRLLRQ is encoded by the coding sequence ATGGCAGCGGACATCGTCATCAGGGATGCACCCAACGAAGGGCGCTTCGTCGCCGAACTCGGCCAGCAGTGCGCGAGCGCCTGGTATGAACGGAACGGGCGTGTGCTGCACTTCTTCCGTGTCGATATTTCCCAGGCCCTGATCGAAAACGGGGTCGGCATCCAGCTCTTGCGGGTGGCCTTGGCCCAGGCGCGGTTGCAGGGCTGCCTGGTCGAGCCTTCCTGCGATTTTGTCGCCGACTACATGCGCGACAATCCCGAGACGCACGACCTGCTGACGAGCGAGGGCTGGCGTCTGCTCCGCCAATGA
- a CDS encoding sensor histidine kinase has protein sequence MRRTLKHLLAVCGLLVLVYASTAAADAPPPPAYRPIRQLIHRAFPASAGAPAGVWAMTQDRDGYLWLGGPTGLFKFDGVIFDGSLSPLLPHPQIMSLLATPDGALWVGDRNGYITRMADGKAQVFPKADGSGTVISLTRTRDGVLWAVRTSGLYRFTGTQWERFPTTEPEPRAYIQQGFVAPDQSIWLLREKSALRKAPGASTFELRTVADYRAAQLGRAGGLWRPDDQLADEVIDDEGVMWCGANSGVVRIIWPGNGPATGQPVVETYSGKDGLTGASALAVFKDREGAFWVATPNGIDQFRRGRFEPVDLPPDTYKPAIAADGKDHLWVASQSGLTEFGPAPKPWPQAGKQTSAIATDPDGSVLMTSDQGLLRIDGQDIKVEPLPAAITDMPRQVRALAEGRDGSVWLAFRQAFRLGGGSIMPFGKDAGLPGKEKNLRAIAPRADHGLWLGYDDNTVAALEDDGTLATVYTGATGITVGQVIALWPRQDGVWLTGDHGVQFFAPGKPARSLLFAGGHVVRLGTGIIEQANGDLWVNAADGLYRVAEGEMKRWWADATYAVPAQHLDERDGWPGLRDAVPAPSLIPGVGRRLWVASDTGVAGLDPAHLTPNPRTPDATVLAVNGRTLEPGEELAAGTTRLEFRYTAPVLSIPERARFRYRLTRVDDTWRDVGNIREATYTNLAPGSYTFEVLAANEDGVWSTLPARVSFRIAPYFYQSAWFALLCAAVVMALLYLLYAWRLRVLGTVLLARVMERERIARELHDTVLQGLHGVLLYVRVAANAIKDGAVRDHLERALRVAEQAMAEGRQRIVDLRTVPRPSTSLIMRLRAALNECLADTDIEGVVAVDGEEQPIRAEAEDDLNAIVLELIRNVRKHANANSVCVNVRFGKLHLDIEVSDDGVGLAPGATNKPLSFGLQGVRERTARWSGHFTIGQGEPRGTSAYVTVPALAIYASEAGRRRWLRFLGKAG, from the coding sequence ATGCGTCGAACGCTGAAGCACCTGCTGGCCGTATGCGGTCTGCTCGTGCTCGTGTACGCATCAACTGCCGCCGCAGACGCTCCACCTCCCCCCGCCTACCGTCCGATCCGCCAGCTCATTCACCGCGCTTTCCCAGCAAGCGCGGGGGCCCCCGCCGGTGTCTGGGCGATGACGCAGGACCGGGACGGATACCTGTGGCTCGGCGGCCCGACGGGCCTGTTCAAGTTCGACGGCGTCATCTTCGACGGCAGCCTCAGCCCCCTGTTGCCCCATCCCCAGATCATGTCGCTTCTCGCGACACCCGATGGCGCGTTGTGGGTCGGGGACCGGAATGGCTATATCACCCGAATGGCCGACGGCAAGGCGCAGGTATTTCCGAAAGCCGATGGCTCCGGAACGGTCATATCCCTGACCCGCACCAGGGACGGTGTCCTGTGGGCCGTGCGCACGAGCGGGCTGTATCGGTTCACAGGCACCCAATGGGAACGATTTCCAACGACCGAGCCCGAACCAAGGGCGTATATCCAGCAGGGATTCGTCGCTCCCGACCAGTCCATCTGGCTCCTGCGCGAGAAGAGCGCCCTACGGAAGGCACCAGGCGCTTCGACCTTCGAACTACGGACCGTCGCCGATTACCGTGCTGCGCAACTTGGCCGCGCGGGTGGCCTGTGGCGCCCGGACGACCAGCTCGCCGACGAGGTCATCGACGATGAGGGCGTCATGTGGTGCGGTGCGAACTCTGGCGTGGTGCGCATCATCTGGCCAGGGAATGGCCCAGCGACCGGCCAACCCGTGGTCGAGACATACAGTGGGAAAGACGGACTAACCGGCGCGTCCGCCCTCGCGGTCTTCAAGGACCGTGAGGGCGCCTTCTGGGTGGCGACCCCCAATGGCATCGACCAGTTCAGGCGGGGCCGCTTTGAACCGGTCGATCTACCTCCGGACACGTACAAGCCGGCGATCGCCGCCGACGGGAAGGACCACCTGTGGGTTGCTTCCCAAAGTGGATTGACCGAATTCGGACCGGCCCCCAAGCCATGGCCACAGGCCGGAAAGCAGACAAGCGCCATCGCAACGGACCCAGACGGCAGCGTCCTGATGACGTCGGACCAGGGGCTGCTGCGGATCGACGGACAGGACATCAAGGTCGAGCCGCTTCCCGCGGCGATCACGGATATGCCGAGGCAGGTGCGTGCGCTAGCCGAGGGGCGCGACGGCTCGGTATGGTTGGCGTTTCGGCAGGCCTTTCGCCTGGGCGGGGGGAGCATCATGCCTTTTGGCAAGGACGCAGGCCTTCCGGGAAAGGAAAAGAATCTCCGTGCGATTGCCCCTCGTGCCGACCATGGTTTGTGGCTTGGTTATGACGACAACACGGTTGCGGCCCTTGAGGATGATGGAACTCTTGCGACGGTCTACACCGGCGCCACGGGCATCACTGTCGGACAGGTCATCGCGCTGTGGCCACGCCAGGACGGCGTCTGGCTGACTGGCGACCATGGCGTACAGTTCTTTGCGCCGGGGAAGCCTGCACGCTCGTTGCTCTTTGCTGGCGGCCATGTGGTGCGGTTAGGCACCGGGATCATTGAGCAGGCGAATGGCGACCTGTGGGTGAACGCGGCCGACGGCCTTTACCGTGTCGCGGAGGGCGAGATGAAGCGATGGTGGGCAGACGCCACGTACGCGGTGCCAGCGCAGCACCTTGACGAGCGTGATGGCTGGCCGGGCCTGCGCGACGCGGTCCCGGCCCCCTCCCTCATCCCTGGCGTTGGCCGGCGGCTGTGGGTCGCGTCAGACACGGGGGTGGCGGGGCTCGACCCGGCGCACCTCACACCAAACCCCCGTACCCCCGATGCGACTGTCCTTGCGGTCAACGGCAGGACACTTGAGCCGGGTGAGGAGTTGGCCGCTGGCACCACACGTCTTGAGTTCCGCTATACGGCCCCCGTCCTTTCCATTCCCGAACGCGCACGGTTCCGCTATCGACTCACGCGGGTGGATGACACGTGGCGGGACGTCGGGAACATACGGGAGGCGACATATACGAACCTTGCGCCCGGCAGTTACACCTTCGAGGTACTCGCTGCCAATGAGGACGGCGTCTGGTCCACCCTCCCCGCACGCGTGTCGTTCCGCATCGCGCCGTACTTTTACCAGTCCGCGTGGTTTGCGCTGCTCTGCGCGGCGGTTGTCATGGCCCTGCTCTACCTGCTCTATGCCTGGCGCCTGCGGGTTCTTGGCACGGTCTTGCTGGCGCGCGTCATGGAGCGCGAGCGCATCGCCCGCGAGCTGCATGACACGGTGCTGCAAGGCCTGCACGGGGTGCTTCTTTATGTTCGCGTGGCCGCCAACGCGATCAAGGACGGCGCCGTTCGTGATCACCTTGAGCGCGCCCTTCGCGTGGCCGAACAGGCCATGGCCGAAGGACGACAACGGATCGTGGATCTCCGCACCGTCCCCAGGCCATCCACATCGCTGATCATGCGTTTGCGCGCCGCACTGAACGAATGCCTCGCGGATACCGATATCGAGGGCGTCGTCGCTGTCGACGGCGAGGAGCAGCCCATCCGGGCAGAAGCCGAAGACGATCTCAATGCGATCGTACTGGAACTTATCCGCAATGTGCGAAAGCATGCGAACGCCAACTCCGTCTGCGTCAACGTTCGGTTTGGCAAGCTCCATCTCGACATCGAAGTGAGCGACGACGGTGTGGGATTAGCCCCAGGGGCGACTAACAAACCTCTGTCGTTCGGATTGCAAGGTGTACGGGAAAGGACGGCGCGCTGGTCTGGCCACTTCACGATCGGGCAAGGCGAACCGAGGGGCACCAGTGCCTACGTCACCGTCCCTGCGCTTGCGATTTATGCGTCTGAGGCCGGGAGGCGGCGTTGGCTGCGGTTTCTGGGTAAGGCTGGCTGA
- the lptA gene encoding lipopolysaccharide transport periplasmic protein LptA, protein MPHRNGVLHLVVLAELVCAVYATSLSAKTSDRALPAKADGSKFSGDIGPDTKSQLDGKVVITQGSLKITGTHADIYTGHDGEVSRAVVTGEAAHIEQLDDQNLLTKADANTIDYTVDTGMAVLTGSAHAQKQTGGEVAGDVLHYDVGTGKFEASSTGASLVHVTFYPKSGAPAKSGD, encoded by the coding sequence ATGCCCCATCGCAACGGAGTTCTCCATTTAGTCGTTCTCGCTGAGCTCGTCTGCGCGGTCTACGCCACCTCGCTAAGCGCGAAGACGTCGGACAGGGCCCTGCCAGCCAAGGCCGATGGCTCGAAGTTCTCCGGCGACATCGGCCCCGACACGAAGTCACAGCTCGATGGCAAAGTCGTCATCACCCAGGGCTCGCTTAAGATCACGGGCACCCACGCGGATATCTACACGGGCCACGATGGCGAGGTATCACGCGCCGTGGTGACCGGCGAGGCGGCACACATCGAGCAACTAGACGACCAGAATCTGCTGACGAAGGCCGACGCCAACACCATCGACTACACGGTGGACACGGGGATGGCCGTGCTGACCGGCTCAGCGCACGCCCAAAAGCAAACAGGCGGCGAGGTCGCAGGTGATGTCCTTCACTACGACGTGGGCACCGGCAAATTCGAAGCCTCAAGTACCGGTGCGTCGTTGGTGCATGTCACGTTTTATCCGAAGTCCGGGGCGCCTGCGAAGTCGGGTGACTGA